The following proteins are co-located in the Serinus canaria isolate serCan28SL12 chromosome 17, serCan2020, whole genome shotgun sequence genome:
- the LOC103819192 gene encoding ectonucleoside triphosphate diphosphohydrolase 8: protein MLARKKSFTSAIVGALVALSIIALVLSLVRVEDVTLPPTVKYGMVFDAGSSHTSLFVYQWDSDKENDTGVVSQTLSCDVQGQGISSYANNPPEAGNSLRVCLDKALQVIPAEKQRDVPAYLGATAGMRLLREQNSSATEQVLAEVAKTMQEYPVAFKGAQILTGEEEGAYGWITINYLLDSFTKYSPKAHMWLRPEAANIFGALDLGGASTQITFMPESSVLRQNEASELTLYGYSYKIYAHSYLCYGQDEMLKRLAKELIVESSPSTRVHHPCYPKGYKETMSLSSFRASPCTDGSDPRLPLGDSTITLEGSGTASACLAALRRLFNSSACGQGQDCALDGGYQPPLRGQFIAFSAFYYNFKFLNLTEGQPLAVVREAIEGLCTRSWKDLSSSYPTENPKRLPKYCANANYILTLLLDAYKFNETSWNNICFQMKAGGADVGWTLGYMLNLTNMVPAEAPARVKGLRSSLWAAAITFIILNLVLGLAALLLQLWV, encoded by the exons ATGCTGGCCAGGAAGAAGTCCTTTACCAGTGCCATCGTTGGGGCGCTGGTGGCACTCTCCATCATCGCCCTGGTTCTCAGCCTGGTGAGGGTTGAAGATGTGACGCTGCCACCCACGGTCAAG TATGGGATGGTGTTTGATGCGGGCTCATCCCACACCTCTCTGTTCGTGTACCAGTGGGATTCGGACAAGGAGAACGACACTGGAGTGGTCAGCCAGACCCTGTCCTGTGATGTCCAGG GGCAAGGCATATCAAGCTATGCCAACAATCCCCCTGAAGCTGGCAATTCCCTAAGGGTGTGCTTGGATAAAGCCCTGCAGGTTATTCCTGCTGAGAAGCAGAGGGATGTCCCAGCTTATCTTGGAGCAACAGCTGGCATGAGGCTACTGAG GGAACAGAACAGCTCAGCAACAGAGCAAGTCCTGGCTGAGGTTGCTAAAACCATGCAGGAGTACCCTGTGGCTTTCAAAGGGGCTCAGATCCTtacaggagaggaagagggggCCTATGGCTGGATCACCATCAACTACCTGCTGGACTCCTTCACCAAG TACTCTCCCAAAGCACACATGTGGCTTCGTCCGGAGGCAGCCAACATTTTTGGAGCACTGGATCTTGGAGGAGCATCCACTCAAATCACCTTTATGCCTGAAAGTTCAGTACTGAGGCAAAATGAAGCCTCTGAGTTGACCCTGTACGGGTACAGCTACAAGATCTACGCTCACAGCTACCTCTGCTATGGGCAGGACGAGATGCTGAAGCGGCTGGCGAAGGAATTAATTGTG GAGTCGTCCCCCAGCACACGAGTGCACCACCCCTGCTACCCAAAGGGCTACAAGGAGACCATGTCGCTGTCCTCCTTCCGCGCCAGCCCCTGCACGGACGGCAGCGACCCGCGCCTGCCCCTGGGCGACAGCACGATCACCCTGGAGGGCAGCGGCACCGCCAGCGCCTGCCTGGCAGCCCTCAGGAGGCTCTTCAACTCCTCGGCGTGTGGCCAGGGCCAGGACTGCGCCTTGGACGGCGGCTACCAGCCCCCGCTCCGGGGGCAGTTCATT GCCTTCTCTGCCTTCTACTATAACTTCAAGTTCCTGAACCTGACGGAGGGGCAGCCACTGGCCGTGGTCAGAGAGGCCATCGAGGGGCTctgcacaaggagctggaaGGAT ctgtcTTCCAGCTACCCCACAGAGAATCCCAAGCGACTGCCCAAGTACTGTGCCAACGCCAACTACATCCTCACACTCCTGCTCGACGCCTACAAGTTCAACGAGACCAGCTGGAACAATATCTGCTTCCAGATGAAG GCCGGGGGTGCCGACGTGGGCTGGACGCTGGGGTACATGCTGAACCTCACCAACATGGTCCCGGCCGAGGCTCCAGCCAGGGTGAAGGGCCTCAGGTCTTCCCTGTGGGCTGCAGCCATCACCTTCATCATCCTCAACCTCGTCTTGGGGCTcgctgccctgctcctgcagctgtgggtgtAG